The sequence TCCGGCGAAGTTCGAGAAGAGGTAGAAGGCGACCTCCTTCAGCTCACGGACGTTTCTGAGGCCGTAGCGGACTATGACGTCCCTCGTGATGATATCGTTGTAGAGATTTATGAGGTACTCCCTGCCGAAGTGCAGAGCCTCCGGGAAGCCACCGCGCTCGATGTACTCCGTTAGGGCCCTCTTTATCAGAGCCTCGTCCTTCGTTGTCTTAACATCCGGCTCAATTTCCCGGTACGTTAAAAACTCCCTGAACGAAAACGGCAGGAGTGTATAGCTCAGGTATCTTCCAGTCAGATACGTTGCGAACTCCCGTGAAAGAAGCCGGGCATTGCTTCCCGTTACCACCGTTGGATAGTCGTCCCTAAGAACCGAAACCATCCTCTCCCAGCCCTCGACTTCCTGAACCTCGTCAAGAACCACGTAATCAAACTCACCAAAAAGCTCGTAACCTGCCTGCATAAGCCTCCTATAGTCCCCAATCGCGAAACCCGCCATCGCAGGATCCTCAAAGTTCACGTACAGTGGTCTGCCGGGAAGG comes from Thermococcus celericrescens and encodes:
- a CDS encoding ATP-binding protein; translated protein: MAGFAIGDYRRLMQAGYELFGEFDYVVLDEVQEVEGWERMVSVLRDDYPTVVTGSNARLLSREFATYLTGRYLSYTLLPFSFREFLTYREIEPDVKTTKDEALIKRALTEYIERGGFPEALHFGREYLINLYNDIITRDVIVRYGLRNVRELKEVAFYLFSNFAGRFTYSKTKNALGIGNIETVKNYVEYLESAYLIFELPKFSFKPKEVVRSDKKVYAVDTGMLNAVLPKVSENISRLMENAVFIELLRFKYYIFLLKASSFRAGRRSEETQC